From a region of the Spelaeicoccus albus genome:
- the trpA gene encoding tryptophan synthase subunit alpha → MSIRTAEAIDAARAAGRDAALIGYLPAGFPDVDTSIEAAVALARAGADIVEIGLPYSDPGMDGPVIQHAAEQALAGGVRTSDVLRVVEAVAATGAAAVVMTYYNPVLRYGVKSFARDLAAAGGAGLITPDLIPEEAGEWMAASRDHDLDRIFLVAPSSTPERLALTARAASGFVYAASTMGVTGTRATVDSEAKRLVADTKAAGAERVCVGLGVSTAEQAREVASFADGVIVGSALVRSLGADGVAAMASVAGELIAGLSTSEDTSAH, encoded by the coding sequence ATGAGCATCCGCACCGCCGAAGCCATCGACGCTGCCCGGGCCGCCGGGCGCGACGCAGCCCTCATCGGCTATCTTCCCGCCGGTTTCCCCGACGTCGACACCTCGATCGAGGCGGCCGTGGCGCTGGCTCGGGCCGGTGCCGACATCGTCGAGATCGGCCTGCCGTATTCCGATCCCGGCATGGACGGGCCGGTGATCCAGCACGCCGCCGAACAAGCGCTTGCCGGCGGGGTGCGCACCAGCGACGTGCTGCGCGTCGTCGAAGCAGTTGCCGCCACCGGGGCGGCAGCCGTCGTGATGACCTATTACAACCCGGTGCTGCGGTACGGCGTGAAGTCGTTCGCCCGTGACCTGGCGGCCGCCGGCGGCGCCGGTCTCATCACTCCCGACTTGATACCCGAGGAAGCCGGCGAGTGGATGGCGGCCAGCCGGGACCACGATCTCGACAGGATTTTTCTCGTCGCGCCGTCTTCCACTCCCGAACGTCTGGCATTGACGGCACGGGCGGCAAGCGGATTCGTGTACGCTGCCTCGACGATGGGCGTGACCGGCACGCGCGCCACAGTCGACAGTGAGGCCAAACGCCTCGTCGCCGATACGAAGGCGGCCGGCGCCGAGCGCGTGTGCGTCGGCCTGGGCGTGTCGACGGCCGAGCAGGCGCGTGAGGTCGCGTCGTTTGCGGACGGCGTCATAGTAGGATCGGCGTTGGTGCGGAGCCTGGGGGCGGACGGCGTGGCGGCCATGGCCTCCGTAGCCGGGGAACTGATCGCCGGATTGTCGACGAGCGAGGACACGAGTGCGCACTGA
- the trpB gene encoding tryptophan synthase subunit beta, which produces MTEKIHYPPHDGPYFGEYGGRFVPEAFVAALDEIETAYEKASVDPEFHAELKKLHETYTGRPSIITEVPRFAEAAGGARIILKREDLNHTGSHKINNVLAQALLVKRMGKTRVIAETGAGQHGVATATAAALLGLDCTIYMGAEDTRRQALNVARMRLLGAEVVPVTAGSQTLKDAINEAFRDWVASVSTTHYLIGTVTGPHPFPVMVRDFQKIIGEEAREQVTELTGALPDAVCACVGGGSNAMGIFHAFIPDAGVKLFGFEAGGKGIASGKHSATISGGSPGVLHGTRSFIMQDDDGQTKESYSVSAGLDYPSVGPEHAYLSSIGRVEYRPVDDDHAMNAFERLCRTEGIIPAIESAHALAGALDIGRELGPGAVILVSLSGRGDKDVETAARWFDLLDDEPGEGA; this is translated from the coding sequence ATGACCGAGAAGATCCACTACCCGCCGCACGACGGGCCGTACTTTGGCGAGTACGGCGGCCGGTTCGTGCCCGAAGCGTTCGTTGCGGCGCTCGACGAAATCGAGACGGCGTACGAAAAGGCGTCGGTCGACCCGGAATTCCACGCCGAGCTGAAAAAACTGCACGAGACCTACACGGGCCGGCCCAGCATCATCACGGAAGTGCCGCGGTTCGCCGAGGCCGCCGGGGGAGCGCGCATCATTTTGAAGCGCGAGGACCTCAACCACACCGGCTCGCACAAGATCAACAACGTGCTCGCCCAAGCGCTGCTGGTCAAGCGGATGGGCAAGACCCGCGTGATCGCCGAGACCGGCGCCGGCCAGCACGGCGTCGCCACCGCCACGGCGGCGGCGCTGCTCGGCCTCGACTGCACCATCTACATGGGCGCCGAAGACACCCGCCGGCAAGCGCTCAACGTGGCCCGAATGCGGCTGCTGGGCGCCGAGGTCGTGCCCGTGACCGCCGGCTCGCAAACCTTGAAGGACGCCATCAACGAGGCATTCCGCGATTGGGTCGCCTCGGTCTCCACCACGCACTACCTGATCGGCACGGTCACGGGCCCGCACCCGTTCCCGGTGATGGTGCGCGACTTCCAAAAGATCATCGGCGAGGAAGCGCGCGAGCAGGTCACCGAGCTGACCGGTGCGCTTCCGGACGCCGTGTGCGCCTGCGTGGGCGGCGGTTCGAACGCCATGGGCATCTTTCACGCGTTTATTCCGGACGCCGGCGTCAAACTCTTCGGCTTTGAAGCCGGCGGCAAGGGCATTGCGTCCGGCAAACACTCGGCCACCATCAGCGGCGGCTCGCCCGGCGTCCTGCACGGCACCCGGTCGTTCATCATGCAGGACGACGACGGGCAGACGAAGGAATCGTATTCGGTGTCGGCAGGACTCGACTACCCGTCGGTCGGGCCCGAGCACGCCTACCTGTCGTCGATCGGCCGAGTGGAATACCGGCCGGTGGACGACGACCATGCCATGAACGCGTTCGAGCGGCTGTGCCGCACCGAGGGGATCATCCCGGCCATCGAATCGGCGCACGCCTTGGCCGGCGCGCTCGACATCGGCCGGGAGCTGGGCCCCGGCGCCGTCATCCTGGTCAGCCTGTCGGGCCGCGGCGACAAGGACGTCGAGACTGCCGCCCGCTGGTTCGATCTGTTGGACGACGAGCCGGGAGAGGGAGCATGA
- the trpC gene encoding indole-3-glycerol phosphate synthase TrpC, which translates to MLSEIIDGVRDDLAVRRSRTTEAELSRRIADVPPALDAHAALTATDRIRVIAEVKRKSPSKGDLAAIADPAELAGHYRAGGAAAVSVLTEERRFSGSLADFDAVRRAVDIPLLRKDFMVTDYQILESRAHGADIVLLIVAALDDAELRGMLELATSLGMTALVETHTPEEIARAVSAGARVIGVNNRNLKTLHVDPGMFDALASSLPAGCITVAESGITGVADVQRFAAAGADAVLVGEALVTGGAPRAAVAEFSSVHKTGNR; encoded by the coding sequence GTGCTGAGCGAAATCATCGACGGCGTCCGCGACGATCTGGCAGTCCGCCGCAGCCGCACGACCGAGGCGGAGCTGAGCCGGCGTATCGCCGACGTGCCGCCGGCGTTGGACGCGCACGCGGCGCTGACGGCCACCGACCGGATACGCGTGATCGCCGAAGTGAAACGGAAATCTCCGTCCAAGGGCGACTTGGCGGCAATCGCCGACCCGGCCGAGCTGGCCGGGCATTACCGGGCCGGCGGCGCCGCCGCCGTCAGCGTGCTGACCGAGGAACGCCGCTTTTCCGGAAGCCTTGCCGACTTCGACGCGGTCCGCCGCGCCGTCGACATCCCGCTGCTGCGTAAAGACTTCATGGTCACGGACTATCAGATCCTCGAGTCACGCGCCCACGGCGCCGACATCGTGTTGCTCATCGTGGCTGCGTTGGACGATGCCGAGCTCCGCGGCATGCTCGAACTCGCCACGTCGCTGGGCATGACGGCGCTCGTCGAAACCCACACTCCGGAGGAAATCGCTCGAGCCGTCAGCGCAGGCGCCCGCGTGATCGGTGTGAACAACCGCAATTTGAAGACCTTACACGTGGATCCGGGCATGTTCGACGCTCTCGCGTCGTCCCTGCCGGCCGGCTGCATCACGGTGGCGGAATCCGGCATCACCGGAGTGGCCGACGTCCAGCGGTTCGCCGCGGCCGGGGCGGATGCCGTGCTGGTCGGCGAGGCCCTCGTCACCGGGGGCGCCCCTCGGGCCGCGGTCGCCGAATTCTCATCCGTGCACAAGACTGGAAACCGATGA